The sequence below is a genomic window from Curtobacterium sp. MCPF17_002.
GGTGCGCCACAGACGCAGGAACGCCGAACACCACCAGTCTAGGCGGTGATCGGCGTCCCATCGGGCAGCGACGCGGCTACTCCTGCTTCTTGCTCTCCTCGAACGCCTTCGCCCACGCCTGGTCGGTGTCAACCCCGGCCTGCGCGCCCGGCGTCTGCTGCTGACGCTCCATAGCCGTCCGGATCGGGTCCGGCGGCACCGGCTGCACGTACGCCTCGACCAGGTACGGCCGATCCTGCACGAGCCCGTCCAGGGCCTCCGCGAGCGCCTCACGGTCGATCTGACCGTCATCGGTCAGGAACTCGTCCGGCGTCCGTCCGCTGAGCGCCCACAGGTCGCCCGGGTGCTTCATCCGAGGCGCGTACTCCTCACCGCGGAGCTGCGAGTGCTGCGCCACGACGCCCTCGATCTGGCCTCGCTGCGCGGCCGCGAGCGCACTCTGCATTGTCTCGATCGCCGCGTCACGCTCAGCGATCGTCGCCTCGGCCGCGCGCAGCTGCGTCCGGTACCGAGCCGCCTCGGCGTTCGGGTTCTCGTTCGGGTCGTTCTCATTCCCCATCGGGGGCCTCCTCATTTTCGATCGACGACGTCGCGCGGATGAACGCGGCGTCCCACATCTGTCTCCGCAGCTGCTCAGCCAGCGCGGGCGCGTCCTTCCGGACAACCCCGACCATCGACTCCACCGCAAGTCCCAGCACCTGCAGTGCCTGCTCCGCGGAGTCGAACTCCGTCTCGATGACCACCGACGGCCGACGGCCCTCCCACGGCACCTCGAGCAACTTCAGCAACAGCGCCTCGGTGCGCTCGGCGAGCTCGTACGCGTTCATCACGACGCCACCCCCGACCCCGGTTCCCGCACCGGCCACGTGTGCACACGCGCACCCGTACCTGTGTGCTCTTCAAGAGCCTGTCCTGGCCTGTCCTCGCCTGTCCTGTCCTCTCCTCCGTCGTAACGCGTGACGTCACGCGGGTTGTCACCCATGTCCTTTTCCTTTCTGCGGGCACGAGACCGTGCCTGCCTCTCCTTGTTCGCCTGCCGCTGCTGCTGGACTCGCTCCGCCAGGCTCTGCCCCGCTGAGCCCGTCCAGTCGATGACCTGCAGCCCACCGTCTTCGGTGAGTTCGACCAGTCCGGCGCTCACCAGTTCATCGATGACGCCGGCCGTCACGCCTCCGCGGTGAAGGAACTGGAACGCGTCTCGGTCGATCCGGCCGTCTGTTCCCTGCTCGGCGCCGAACATCAGTCCGTAGGACCACACTCGCCAGGCCTGGTCGGACAGCCGGAACATGCGCATGTCGGTCAGCCACCGCCCCGGAAGTCGCGCATCGGTCATGTGCCCCCCTCAACCGCCTGGGCAGCCTGCTCGAGCTCAGCAGCTACGCGCCGTGCTTCTCGGGGCGTCAGCGTCACACCGCGGAACGGCAGGATCAGGGCGACGATCGATCCGGGGCCGTCGGACCTCCACCGCGCATCGACGTGCACGGGTTCGTCGGCGCTCAAGATCCGTACCGCGGTCACAACAACAACCTCGGCCGGTCTGTGTCGGACTCGATCAACAACGGGTTCTCGAGCAGCATCTCTGTCGAGAGCCTCAACAACGGATCGTCGTCGGTCACGTACCCGCGGTACTGCTGGAAGTACACCTGCCCGTTCCCTGCCCGACGACGGCACCACATGTCGGGCATGCGCGCCCACTCGCCCTGTGGCATGCGTACGCCGACCCGGTTGGTGTGTGCCCTGTCCTCGTCGCTCGCGCCAGCGAGGAGGTACACGATGAACGTCTTCGTGCTCGGCACGCGGCGCACCTTGGTCGGGAACCGCAGCACGAGCCCTTCCCTGACGTCGAGGTCCATGCGCTGTTCGCTCTGCCGGAACTCCACGCTGTAGTCGGCGTACTTCCGCCGCTCCGCGTCCGTCGGCGTAAACTGCGCGACGACCCGGTTGCCCAGACGGCCCCTGGTTTCGCCCTCGGAGCCCTGGCCGGCTCCGGGGGCATTCGTCTTCCCAGTCACGCCGACGCCTCCGCTGTGCTGGTGCGCTCGCTCTCCTCAAGCCAAGCCTCGACAACACTCCGGCGGTAGAGCACTGTGCGCGGCGTGGGCTTCAGATAGGCGGGTGCCAACCCCTTGTAACGGCGCTGAGCGAGCGACCCGAGCGAGACCGTGCCTCTCGTGGCCGCGACCACGTCCTCCGGACGCATCAGTTCGTCATCCACTGCGTTCTCCTTTCAGTGATTGAGCCTGGGTTGTCATAACTGGCTCACTGACGTCGAGACTAGACCCGTGCGCCAGTGAATGCAACACTGGCTCAGTGAAGAATCAACCGGACGATGCGCCAGACGAGCTGCAGCCCCTCCGACCCGACCTGCTCGTCACCCCGTGGCTCACCATTCATGCGGCCCACCCGAGCCTCGAAGATCCGGGATGGTTCGCGGTTTCAGCCCAGGCGATCTTCTCGATCGAAGAGCAGCGCTACGTCATCACCGGGGTCTCGATTGAGCGTCCAATCGAACGAGGAGGCGTCTCAGCTGTCGACCTGCGTGATGTACCGGTGATGACGCTCGTCGCTGACGAGCTAGCTCGCCGTGTGCACGTGCGAACCGCGCACGGCGTCGCTGGCATCGATCTCACCAACTCTGCTTCTCTCGCGGATCTGTCCCGGGAAGACCTTCGCCTGTTCGCTGCTCGGAAGTACTCACTCGCTCGCGCGACTGGGCTAGCCCCGCTCCGGGATCTCGCGGAGTACCTCGGCGTCTCTCAATCCACAGCCACCAGGCTTGTCGCCAGCGCTCGAGAGCAAGGGCTGCTGGACTAATGGGCAGTATCGACCCGTACGACACCGCCGCCGGCCGCCGGTACCGCGTCCGGTATCGCACTCCCGAGCGGCGCCAGACGGATCGCCGCGGCTTCAAGTCCAAGCGCGAGGCTGAGCTGTTCCTCGCCTCCGTCGAGGTTTCGAAGGCCCGGGGCGAGTTCATCGACGACGCCGACGCCCGAGTAACGATTGCCGAGCTCGGCGCGCGCTGGGTTACGACACGGACACACCTGAAGCCGTCATCGCTCCGCCCGGTGGAGACGGCCTGGCGCGTCCACGTCGAACCACGTTGGGGACGCGTACGGGTCGGGAGCGTGCAGCACAGCGACGTGCAGGACTGGGTCACCGGCCTGAGCGCCGAGAAGAGCGCGACGGTCGTCCTCCGGGCCTACGGAGTCCTGGCTTCGATCCTCGACGTTGCGGTTGCCGATCGTCGCATCGCGACCAACCGGGCTCGCGGGGTGAAGCTGCCCCGGAAGACATCGAAGGCGCACGTCTACCTCACCCATCAGCAGGTGCACGACCTCGCCGACGCGTCTGGCGGCCGGCGCACGCTCGTCCTGACCCTCGCGTACACCGGCCTGCGCTGGGGCGAGGCGATCGGACTGCGCGTGCGCGACCTCGACATGCTCCGCCGGCGGATCAACGTGACGGTGAACGCCGTGGAGGTCGGCGGGGTCATCGAGGTCGGCACGCCGAAGACCCACAAGCGCCGCGCCGTGGCCTTCCCCGCGTTCCTCGCCGAGGACCTGGCACGCGCTTGCACTGACAAGGGCCGCGACGATCTAGTGTTCGCGGACGCCCACGGGCAGCACCTTCGACGCACCCGCACCTCCGCCGGATCACGCTCGTGGTTCAAGACCGCGCTCGACACCGCAGGACTCGAGGCGATGACGCTGCACGACCTGCGTCACACCGCGGCGTCGCTCGCGATCAGCTCGGGAGCCAACGTGAAAGCCGTGCAGCGGATGCTGGGTCATGCCTCAGCGGCGATGACTCTCGACGTCTACGCAGACCTGTTCGACGACGATCTCGAGGCACTGGCGAACGGTCTCGATCAGGCCGCCCGAGCTGCGGTTGTGGGCAGAGCGTGGGCAGACAGCACCACTGGCTGAACGACGAAGCCCCCGGATCCGCTTGCTGCTGCGGATCTCGGGGGCTTGTTGTGTGCGGAGACGGAGGGATTTGAACCCTCGGTCCCCTCAAAGGGGACTCCACCTTAGCAGGGTGGTGCACTCGGCCGGACTATGCGACGTCTCCATGCACTCTCGCGAGTGCTCACACCACCATACAGGAGGACGAGCGCCGTCTCGAACTGGCTCCCCGCCGACGCCTCGCGGTCAGTCCCCCGAAGTGGGGACATCCGGGGGTTGTCCGCGCGTACCCCGGTCAATACCATCAACGGGACGCGGCGATCACGTTCCGGGAGGCCTGGCCTCCCGTAGTCGCGACACAGCACCGACGTCGCTCTCTGCCGATGCGCCCGATGCGCCCGATCGCGAGGCGTTCGACCGGGGAGCGGCCAAGGGGGCGCGGTTCACCACCGCGCCCCCGCTCTCGGTGGCCGACGCCGCGCCGCGGCGCTGTGCGGCGCGGTGGGGTGCGGTGCGGTGCGGTGCGAGTTTTCGGCGTGAGCGACACCTCACGGCCCCGGGAACGCGTGAACTGTCGCTGTGCCCGTGAGTTCGAGCCGCGTCAGGAGGAGCCGAACGCCTTCGAGCAGGTCTGCTCGTCGGCGGACTGGCCCTGCAAGCCGTCGATCGTCTCAGCCGGCGCCGTCTCTGCGGGCGCCGTCGCAGCGGGCGCGGACGGCGCCGAACCAGCCGCGCTGGGCGACGACGCGGCAGAACTCGACGACGCGCCCGACGACCCCGCCGCACCAGAACCCGACGACGCGCCCGACGACCCCGCCGCACGCTCGGACCCGATCCCGGTGCTGTCCGCCCCGAGCGAGAACGACTGGTCCGCTCTGACCTTCGCGAAGAGCTGCGCCGCGAGCTCGGTCGACGGCTGCACCTTGCCCGCGTAGACGCCCGTGCCGCCGGTCGCTCCCGGGTACTGCACGAAGTTCACCTGCGCGAGCGGCAGGTCCTGCAGTGCACGACCCATCTGCACCATCGTCCCGATGTTCCCGAGGCTCTGCGACAGCTGCATGTTCGACGCCGCAGCCCGGGCGAGCTTGTAGAGGGTGGTCGGTGAGGTGAGGGTGTCGTTCGACTTCACGGTGCGGAGCAGCGAGGACAGGAACGCCTGCTGGCTCGAGATGCGCCCGAGGTCGGACCCGTCGCCCACCCCGTGCCGGGAGCGCAGGAACGCGAGCGCCTGGTCCCCTTGCAGCGTCGACGTCCCCTGCGGCAGGTCGAGCCCGGTGTACCGGTCGTGGATCGGCTGGGCGACGCAGACGGGCACGCCGCCGATCGCGTTCGACATCTCGATGACGC
It includes:
- a CDS encoding site-specific integrase; this translates as MGSIDPYDTAAGRRYRVRYRTPERRQTDRRGFKSKREAELFLASVEVSKARGEFIDDADARVTIAELGARWVTTRTHLKPSSLRPVETAWRVHVEPRWGRVRVGSVQHSDVQDWVTGLSAEKSATVVLRAYGVLASILDVAVADRRIATNRARGVKLPRKTSKAHVYLTHQQVHDLADASGGRRTLVLTLAYTGLRWGEAIGLRVRDLDMLRRRINVTVNAVEVGGVIEVGTPKTHKRRAVAFPAFLAEDLARACTDKGRDDLVFADAHGQHLRRTRTSAGSRSWFKTALDTAGLEAMTLHDLRHTAASLAISSGANVKAVQRMLGHASAAMTLDVYADLFDDDLEALANGLDQAARAAVVGRAWADSTTG
- a CDS encoding helix-turn-helix domain-containing protein yields the protein MKNQPDDAPDELQPLRPDLLVTPWLTIHAAHPSLEDPGWFAVSAQAIFSIEEQRYVITGVSIERPIERGGVSAVDLRDVPVMTLVADELARRVHVRTAHGVAGIDLTNSASLADLSREDLRLFAARKYSLARATGLAPLRDLAEYLGVSQSTATRLVASAREQGLLD
- a CDS encoding LCP family protein, translated to MNDVRDRSHRLNRATGIARHGRLRHPGPAGAALKVLTGVAAVALVSTASVAAIAGKQVTDDLGDGVQIQGQSASQAQGASRSSGSGALSAYRGGFNVLVVGTDNDPEQGTAYGERDATLNDVNILLHVSADHTNATAVSIPRDLVTPIPACPEVDGSGSTPAMAAQPINTAWGEGGLNCVVQTVQGLTGLDVQYSAAVSFNGVIEMSNAIGGVPVCVAQPIHDRYTGLDLPQGTSTLQGDQALAFLRSRHGVGDGSDLGRISSQQAFLSSLLRTVKSNDTLTSPTTLYKLARAAASNMQLSQSLGNIGTMVQMGRALQDLPLAQVNFVQYPGATGGTGVYAGKVQPSTELAAQLFAKVRADQSFSLGADSTGIGSERAAGSSGASSGSGAAGSSGASSSSAASSPSAAGSAPSAPAATAPAETAPAETIDGLQGQSADEQTCSKAFGSS